A genomic segment from Nitrospirota bacterium encodes:
- a CDS encoding chemotaxis protein CheW — MESDFKVLHFRIQDKNFSLPLSGIVEIIYFKPPMEVPQLKKPFKGVIDLRDVVIPIIDLRNLLELTQSESGSPDHILIIKFKSTLMGLIVDKVKDVLYLNSSHLQAASFENKEEQKFLKGIF; from the coding sequence ATGGAATCTGATTTCAAGGTTCTGCATTTCAGGATTCAAGACAAGAATTTTTCACTTCCCCTTTCCGGGATAGTTGAAATTATCTATTTCAAGCCTCCGATGGAAGTGCCTCAGTTAAAAAAACCCTTTAAGGGGGTCATTGATTTGAGAGATGTGGTCATTCCGATTATTGATTTGAGAAATCTGCTTGAATTGACCCAGAGCGAATCCGGGTCCCCCGATCATATTCTGATTATTAAATTTAAGAGTACCTTGATGGGACTGATCGTCGACAAAGTGAAGGATGTGCTCTATCTCAACAGCTCGCATCTTCAGGCGGCAAGTTTTGAAAACAAGGAAGAACAAAAATTCTTGAAAGGAATATTC
- a CDS encoding purine-binding chemotaxis protein CheW, with the protein MVKKEKRLVRGKKRTVVRTPVRSKSVFQKEDTQTAVLDVLPETIAVPAETNPPVLSPGLESKSAPDTETLAASEPGVQAQSESASKQPAEKEGAETSLVVDEKMELLGFSMNLEEYAIPVSQIKEIIRVTDMTVIPGSSPILLGIISLRGVIIPVFKLANKLANLKLSELEMKVQDEHEKLRRIIIIQIEQGYFGLMVDGVTDVIKITDEEIKPPPPLLNQMGQEMIRGIATFKNRLIILLFIERIVDVIQNEMNVIRTT; encoded by the coding sequence ATGGTTAAAAAAGAGAAACGTTTAGTTCGCGGAAAGAAAAGAACCGTTGTTCGCACGCCGGTCAGATCGAAATCCGTCTTTCAAAAAGAGGATACTCAAACCGCTGTTTTAGATGTCCTTCCGGAGACGATCGCAGTCCCGGCTGAAACGAATCCTCCCGTCCTGTCACCGGGTCTGGAAAGCAAGTCGGCGCCTGATACCGAAACGTTAGCGGCTTCCGAACCCGGAGTTCAGGCTCAAAGTGAATCAGCCTCCAAACAGCCTGCTGAAAAGGAAGGAGCGGAAACTTCTCTTGTCGTTGACGAGAAGATGGAGCTCTTGGGTTTTTCAATGAACCTGGAAGAATATGCCATTCCCGTCAGCCAGATCAAAGAAATTATCCGGGTAACCGATATGACGGTGATTCCCGGCAGTTCTCCTATTTTGCTTGGTATTATCTCTTTAAGGGGTGTGATTATTCCAGTATTTAAGCTGGCTAACAAGCTGGCGAATCTGAAACTGTCCGAGTTAGAGATGAAAGTGCAGGATGAACATGAAAAGTTAAGAAGAATTATTATTATTCAGATTGAACAGGGTTACTTTGGCCTGATGGTCGACGGCGTGACTGATGTGATCAAGATAACAGATGAAGAGATTAAACCTCCTCCGCCGCTTCTAAATCAAATGGGACAGGAAATGATCAGGGGGATTGCGACTTTCAAAAACAGATTGATTATTCTTCTTTTTATCGAACGGATCGTGGATGTCATTCAAAATGAAATGAATGTCATCCGGACAACTTAG
- a CDS encoding chemotaxis protein CheA: protein MATKKQDMLLKDFMIEAEEIIETVDQSLFSMDAEKRSESGISPNTIHSLFRAIHTLKGTAGMVGLIPVSNLSHRMEDLLDKLRLGKLEFDDSLFDLLTEASDMLRNMLQNYSSPGKKTIDPQPMIQRIDDRLLNKTDSGGKDPLRGGISPDILKTFTEYETFRLQDNQKKGLGIYEMRVHYKLETFDLELVKTLDQIKPYGEVITSLPVTGLSPDAGIMFKIIVASKENLPQLEVEWVGEKIEFSRIGGLPTRTASDSGPANAASFGGASQDENSETVKSVTQTVRVDITKLDALMNIVGELVLNKSVIQQLGRSLMEKNSYSDLNLDFQKALESISRKISELQDNLVQVRMTPVGQIFDRLVRMVRKISRELDKPVNVHISGEETSLDKSMIEAIADPLMHLIRNAIDHGLESKEERLAAGKTESGNLNLRATQKGNNVLIEVEDDGQGIELQAVYQKAIEKNLADPKKEYSPKDLINFIFLPGFSTSKAVTDLSGRGVGLDVVAKNIAKLSGMVNVETDPGRGSKFSITLPITLIIIRALIVEIGQETYAIPLNSVSESLIVAKSDVKSIDQRDVIQLRDQTLPLVRLEELYQKSLSIRREDSIYVIVVGSAEKRIGLIVDDVIGQQEIVIKSLGNILGTLPGIAGACELGNRKTILVLDVAMLIEEVLKKKAVHG from the coding sequence ATGGCAACAAAAAAACAGGATATGCTTCTCAAGGATTTCATGATCGAGGCGGAAGAGATCATAGAAACCGTCGATCAGAGTCTTTTTTCTATGGATGCAGAAAAAAGGAGCGAGTCAGGTATTTCGCCTAACACGATTCATTCCCTTTTCAGAGCCATTCATACGCTCAAAGGAACTGCCGGGATGGTCGGTCTTATCCCGGTTTCTAATCTGTCACACCGGATGGAAGATCTTTTGGACAAATTGAGACTCGGAAAACTGGAGTTTGATGACTCCCTTTTCGACCTGTTGACCGAGGCTTCGGACATGTTGAGAAATATGCTTCAAAATTACAGTTCTCCCGGGAAAAAGACGATTGATCCGCAACCGATGATTCAAAGGATTGATGATCGTCTGTTGAATAAAACGGATTCAGGCGGAAAAGATCCCCTCAGAGGAGGGATTTCGCCGGATATCCTCAAGACATTTACGGAATATGAAACTTTTCGCCTGCAGGACAATCAGAAGAAAGGGCTTGGAATCTATGAAATGCGAGTTCATTACAAGCTTGAAACATTTGATCTTGAATTGGTCAAGACACTGGATCAAATAAAACCGTACGGAGAGGTCATCACCTCCCTTCCCGTGACCGGACTTTCGCCCGACGCCGGAATCATGTTTAAAATCATTGTCGCTTCCAAGGAGAATCTTCCTCAACTCGAGGTCGAATGGGTCGGCGAAAAGATCGAGTTTTCCAGAATAGGAGGCCTTCCAACCCGAACGGCTTCAGACTCGGGACCTGCCAATGCCGCCTCTTTCGGAGGTGCGTCCCAGGATGAGAATTCGGAGACGGTTAAAAGTGTCACTCAAACCGTAAGGGTCGATATCACCAAGTTGGACGCCTTGATGAATATTGTCGGAGAATTGGTTCTCAATAAATCCGTGATTCAACAGCTGGGCAGATCTTTGATGGAAAAGAACAGTTATTCCGATTTAAACCTCGACTTTCAAAAAGCGCTAGAAAGCATCAGCCGGAAGATAAGCGAATTGCAGGATAATCTCGTACAGGTCAGGATGACGCCCGTGGGTCAGATTTTCGACCGGCTTGTCCGAATGGTTAGAAAGATTTCCAGAGAACTGGATAAACCCGTCAACGTTCATATATCGGGTGAGGAGACGTCTCTCGACAAATCGATGATTGAGGCGATTGCCGATCCGTTGATGCATTTGATTCGGAACGCGATTGACCACGGATTGGAATCGAAAGAGGAAAGGTTGGCCGCCGGGAAGACCGAGAGCGGGAATCTCAATTTGAGAGCAACCCAAAAAGGGAACAACGTTCTGATTGAAGTGGAGGACGACGGCCAGGGAATCGAACTTCAGGCGGTTTATCAAAAAGCGATTGAAAAAAACCTGGCCGATCCGAAAAAGGAATATTCTCCGAAAGATTTGATCAATTTTATATTTCTTCCAGGGTTTAGCACCAGCAAGGCGGTAACCGATCTATCGGGAAGAGGAGTCGGGCTGGATGTCGTCGCAAAAAATATTGCAAAGCTGTCCGGGATGGTGAATGTCGAGACCGATCCGGGACGCGGTTCCAAATTTTCGATTACTCTTCCCATAACCCTGATTATTATTCGTGCGCTCATTGTTGAAATTGGACAGGAAACTTATGCCATACCGCTCAATTCTGTGTCCGAAAGTCTCATTGTGGCCAAATCGGATGTGAAATCGATAGACCAGCGAGATGTCATTCAATTGCGAGATCAGACGCTCCCCCTGGTTCGTCTCGAGGAACTTTATCAAAAAAGCTTATCCATTCGTCGGGAGGATTCCATTTACGTCATCGTGGTGGGTTCCGCCGAAAAACGAATTGGACTCATTGTGGATGACGTGATAGGACAACAGGAAATTGTGATCAAATCACTCGGAAACATTCTCGGGACATTGCCCGGCATCGCAGGCGCCTGCGAATTGGGAAATCGGAAAACGATTTTGGTTCTGGATGTGGCTATGCTGATTGAAGAAGTTCTAAAAAAGAAGGCCGTCCATGGTTAA
- a CDS encoding response regulator, translated as MGKKVLVVEDSSTMRSLIVTTVEDILGFEAVEVKNGIEALKALPTQSFDLIITDINMPNINGLEVVKFVKENPRYKAIPMIIVSTEQGEKEIQKGLALGASEYVTKPFHPDNLKKVIHKVMN; from the coding sequence ATGGGTAAAAAAGTATTGGTGGTAGAGGATTCATCAACGATGAGGTCTTTGATTGTGACCACAGTTGAAGACATATTGGGATTTGAGGCAGTGGAGGTCAAAAACGGAATCGAGGCGCTTAAAGCCCTTCCGACGCAATCGTTTGATCTCATCATTACAGACATCAACATGCCCAATATCAACGGCCTGGAAGTGGTTAAATTTGTGAAAGAAAACCCACGATACAAGGCGATTCCAATGATTATTGTCTCCACCGAACAGGGCGAAAAGGAGATTCAAAAAGGACTGGCTCTTGGTGCGTCTGAATATGTCACCAAGCCTTTTCATCCTGACAATCTGAAAAAAGTCATTCATAAGGTCATGAATTAA
- a CDS encoding DUF4388 domain-containing protein: MSLEGQLEDLGLADIIQILSLSKRSGELSIRRQQDSGYVIFSRGQIIFGSAPSVGPFGLSLAKKGIISQEVLTQAVGLQKQQSVEKPIGTILHEIGVDKEILEKELRSHMTAVVRELLSWRKGFFHFELGAPGDDSIILSNGMSAEYLLLEGARMSDEEGKGEVEEEQEEETSVRDILEPSPVRTPTFQDEIQRETSIEKTARPEGEGLRKDLQLLNTMIDELSSPSSGGEVILLILRFASELLNRGLVFLVKKEEVWGWGQCGIVLAGKSPDEEIRKIRIPLAEESVFKTVFQQKTNFKGPLEKLKWHSEVVNHLGGEWPGEVFVGPIMNEGRVIAFLYGDNLPMTREIGEVEGLETFLKIAGYAFGKMMLEKKGK; this comes from the coding sequence ATGAGTCTTGAAGGCCAACTCGAAGATCTCGGCCTTGCCGACATCATTCAAATTTTGAGTTTAAGCAAACGATCTGGCGAACTTTCCATTCGTCGCCAGCAGGATAGTGGATATGTCATTTTCAGCCGGGGACAGATTATTTTTGGTAGCGCACCTTCGGTAGGCCCCTTTGGCCTTTCGCTTGCAAAGAAAGGGATTATTTCACAGGAAGTGTTGACCCAGGCTGTCGGCCTCCAGAAGCAACAGAGTGTCGAAAAGCCGATTGGGACCATATTGCATGAAATCGGCGTGGATAAAGAGATTCTGGAGAAAGAACTTCGCTCACATATGACTGCGGTTGTACGTGAACTCCTCAGCTGGAGAAAGGGATTCTTTCATTTCGAACTGGGAGCGCCGGGAGACGATTCGATTATTCTTTCAAATGGCATGAGCGCGGAATACCTTCTTCTGGAAGGAGCGAGAATGTCTGATGAAGAAGGAAAAGGGGAAGTAGAAGAGGAACAGGAAGAAGAAACTTCAGTTAGGGATATCCTGGAACCATCGCCCGTCCGGACACCCACTTTTCAGGATGAAATTCAAAGAGAGACCTCAATTGAAAAAACGGCCCGGCCAGAAGGAGAGGGACTCCGAAAAGACCTCCAGCTTCTCAATACCATGATCGATGAGCTTTCTTCCCCGTCATCAGGAGGCGAAGTCATTCTTCTCATCCTTCGATTTGCGAGCGAATTGTTAAACCGTGGACTGGTCTTTCTGGTCAAGAAAGAGGAAGTCTGGGGATGGGGTCAGTGCGGCATTGTTTTGGCGGGAAAGTCTCCGGATGAAGAGATCCGGAAAATTAGAATTCCGTTGGCCGAAGAGTCTGTTTTTAAGACGGTATTTCAGCAGAAAACGAATTTCAAAGGCCCCCTTGAAAAACTAAAATGGCATTCGGAAGTTGTCAATCATCTTGGTGGAGAATGGCCGGGTGAAGTGTTTGTCGGTCCGATCATGAATGAAGGGCGGGTGATTGCTTTTCTGTACGGAGACAATCTCCCGATGACCCGAGAGATTGGAGAAGTCGAGGGATTGGAGACTTTTCTGAAAATTGCAGGATACGCGTTTGGAAAAATGATGCTCGAAAAAAAGGGAAAATAG
- the purS gene encoding phosphoribosylformylglycinamidine synthase subunit PurS, whose amino-acid sequence MKIEIKVMPKKEILDPQGKAVHHALENLGFSGLTGVRIGKLIQIEVNATQPKLSSAQIQEMCDKLLANPIIEEYSFKII is encoded by the coding sequence ATGAAAATAGAAATAAAGGTGATGCCGAAAAAGGAAATTCTCGATCCGCAGGGAAAAGCGGTCCATCACGCACTTGAAAATCTCGGTTTTTCCGGTCTGACCGGCGTAAGGATAGGTAAATTGATACAGATCGAAGTTAACGCGACCCAGCCGAAATTGAGCTCCGCCCAGATTCAGGAGATGTGCGATAAACTTCTGGCTAATCCCATCATTGAAGAGTACTCGTTTAAAATAATCTAA